Proteins encoded together in one Coregonus clupeaformis isolate EN_2021a chromosome 30, ASM2061545v1, whole genome shotgun sequence window:
- the LOC121545904 gene encoding mucin-5AC isoform X1, with translation MDSSPILRQQSQNKILNNHSSLNRMKLNELNRMTADPKPGSKHPSVPHPSKHTPVPHGHRSKRGTENKDPAAASDNDPKPPVRPLGISRLPVLAKSLPLQTPSDFTQSHKRWEENSLAGKAKRKKPCTKPVPFNFTHPRANRMGTENQRRPLAATSKGGAQPTQPENTFSAAASPKTRLTTTAKLPSSVPATHNKAQTKSTVELAARLPTLAQHLAARKEGPGLAGILSHPNGEGRKTHWPQATSAATSMSLSQHPKPKAPTSSNNLFHGSGSGQLGLSRPPSSFGPGSGLESIAFSFSSASSTTSAKPTALSTEACRGHLDTLSIKDLSEPGQLPSSTAGHVEAFSSDPFALRSILQNIGVNAAGASMSSRPSTQAYNNMPQRVSIMKSQQKTAPSAGPVRSVQFSPEPSALNSILQNEGITYPLQPQRVSIMKSHQKTAASAGPVRSVQFSPDPTALSSILQNEGVTAGGPLGATPQRTSVCPSGRGTSIYTAQRVPVTKSCTEAPGGPMVMPVGQKWTPQRVPDTRHQPMSMRRHLSAHRTPYACSPRLWGLQGHTRDLETHKEEVVQRLFKETDQEEELWIDNRALDKDPAETRTDKDQEEEEEQNNTGRGLQTFFQAPHRESVIFFSTGKKLLRVAQEQESPVAGFLERGGPLEQCWPGPRASSQGTVLKLLLHPDRPSSGPETLSMVATAATASANPSAFVPLSHPRGSIIIPKSGALSSAAALLRRRLPPLQELRLDEEVATYTSSPAPPWSSIATISCPLQTRCGNPVAAALYLQDYTSFRSIILDPSSAPSSPCSSPLQER, from the exons ATGGATTCCTCTCCGATTCTGCGTCAGCAAAGTCAGAACAAAATCCTGAACAACCATTCAAG TCTAAACAGAATGAAACTCAACGAACTCAACAGAATGACAGCAGACCCAAAACCAGGTTCTAAACACCCGTCTGTACCCCACCCTTCCAAACACACCCCTGTACCCCACGGCCACCGTTCCAAACGAGGGACTGAGAACAAGGACCCAGCAGCAGCCtcagacaatgaccccaagccccCTGTAAGACCACTGGGCATCAGCAGGCTGCCAGTGCTGGCTAAATCCCTGCCCCTTCAGACGCCTTCTGACTTCACCCAGTCACACAAGAGATGGGAGGAGAACTCTCTAGCG GGTAAAGCAAAGAGGAAGAAGCCGTGCACCAAACCAGTACCTTTCAACTTCACCCATCCCAGAGCCAACCGAATGGGGACCGAGAACCAGAGAAGACCGCTGGCTGCTACTTCAAAGGGTGGTGCTCAACCCACCCAACCTGAAAATACTTTTAGCGCTGCTGCCAGCCCTAAAACAAGACTCACAACGACAGCTAAACTACCCAGTTCCGTCCCAGCAACTCATAACAAGGCCCAAACAAAGTCAACAGTAGAACTTGCTGCTCGACTCCCAACACTCGCACAACACTTGGCGGCCAGAAAAGAAGGTCCAGGGCTAGCAGGCATCTTGTCACATCCCAATGGAGAAGGACGGAAGACTCATTGGCCCCAGGCTACCAGTGCTGCCACCTCCATGTCTTTGTCTCAACATCCGAAACCAAAGGCACCTACTTCTTCAAACAATCTATTTCACGGATCTGGATCGGGACAGCTTGGTCTTTCCAGACCTCCCAGTTCATTTGGTCCTGGCTCAGGTCTGGAGTCCATTGCTTTCTCATTTAGCAGTGCCTCCTCCACTACCTCAGCCAAGCCCACTGCCCTCAGTACGGAAGCCTGCAGGGGCCATTTGGACACACTTAGCATCAAAGATCTATCCGAGCCAGGACAGTTACCAAGTAGCACCGCTG ggcaTGTGGAGGCCTTCTCTTCTGACCCCTTTGCCCTGCGTAGTATCCTGCAGAATATCGGAGTCAATGCTGCTGGGGCTTCAATGTCTAGCCGTCCCTCTACACAAGCCTATAACAACATG CCCCAGAGAGTGTCCATCATGAAGAGTCAACAGAAGACGGCACCCTCTGCAG gtcccGTAAGATCTGTTCAGTTCTCCCCTGAGCCTTCAGCCCTCAACAGCATCCTGCAGAATGAAGGGATCACCTACCCTCTGCAGCCCCAGAGAGTGTCCATCATGAAGAGTCATCAGAAGACTGCAGCCTCTGCAG GTCCAGTACGGAGTGTCCAGTTCTCCCCAGACCCCACGGCCCTCAGCAGCATCCTGCAGAATGAAGGGGTGACGGCTGGGGGACCCCTGGGGGCCACACCACAACGCACCTCTGTCTGCCCCTCTGGCAGGGGCACCTCCATCTACACT GCTCAGAGAGTACCTGTCACAAAGAGTTGCACTGAAGCACCTGGAGGACCTATGG TGATGCCAGTCGGCCAGAAGTGGACACCCCAGCGGGTCCCTGACACCAGGCATCAGCCCATGTCCATG AGGAGGCACCTGTCTGCCCACCGGACCCCCTACGCATGCTCTCCTAGACTCTGGGGCCTCCAGGGCCACACCCGAGATCTGGAGACACACAAGGAG GAGGTTGTTCAGAGATTATTCAAGGAGACGGACCAAGAGGAGGAATTGTGGATAGACAACAGGGCGCTGGACAAAGACCCTGCTGAGACCCGAACAGACAAGGaccaagaggaggaggaagagcaaAATAACACGGGAAGAGGACTCCAGACCTTCTTCCAAGCCCCACACAGGGAATCTGTCATTTTCTTCTCAACGGGGAAGAAGCTGCTCAGAGTAGCACAAGAACAGGAGAGCCCTGTGGCTGGATTTCTGGAGCGAGGTGGGCCACTGGAGCAGTGTTGGCCTGGGCCCAGAGCTTCATCACAGGGGACTGTCCTCAAGCTCCTGCTCCATCCAGACAGACCCTCGTCTGGACCAGAAACCCTGTCCATGGTTGCTACTGCAGCCACAGCATCAGCCAACCCCTCAGCCTTTGTCCCCCTGAGTCATCCCAGAG GTAGTATCATCATCCCAAAGAGCGGAGCTCTGAGTTCTGCCGCAGCCTTGCTCCGCCGGCGCCTCCCCCCCCTGCAGGAGCTACGTCTGGATGAGGAGGTGGCTacctacacctcctccccagcccCTCCCTGGTCCTCCATCGCCACCATCTCCTGTCCCCTGCAGACCCGCTGTGGAAACCCTGTAGCAGCAGCCCTGTATCTGCAGGACTACACT AGTTTTCGGTCAATCATCTTGGACCCCTCGTCTGCTCCTTCctccccctgctcctctcctctacaggaGAGATGA
- the LOC121545904 gene encoding mucin-5AC isoform X2 yields the protein MDSSPILRQQSQNKILNNHSSLNRMKLNELNRMTADPKPGSKHPSVPHPSKHTPVPHGHRSKRGTENKDPAAASDNDPKPPVRPLGISRLPVLAKSLPLQTPSDFTQSHKRWEENSLAGKAKRKKPCTKPVPFNFTHPRANRMGTENQRRPLAATSKGGAQPTQPENTFSAAASPKTRLTTTAKLPSSVPATHNKAQTKSTVELAARLPTLAQHLAARKEGPGLAGILSHPNGEGRKTHWPQATSAATSMSLSQHPKPKAPTSSNNLFHGSGSGQLGLSRPPSSFGPGSGLESIAFSFSSASSTTSAKPTALSTEACRGHLDTLSIKDLSEPGQLPSSTAGHVEAFSSDPFALRSILQNIGVNAAGASMSSRPSTQAYNNMPQRVSIMKSQQKTAPSAGPVRSVQFSPEPSALNSILQNEGITYPLQPQRVSIMKSHQKTAASAGPVRSVQFSPDPTALSSILQNEGVTAGGPLGATPQRTSVCPSGRGTSIYTAQRVPVTKSCTEAPGGPMVMPVGQKWTPQRVPDTRHQPMSMRRHLSAHRTPYACSPRLWGLQGHTRDLETHKEVVQRLFKETDQEEELWIDNRALDKDPAETRTDKDQEEEEEQNNTGRGLQTFFQAPHRESVIFFSTGKKLLRVAQEQESPVAGFLERGGPLEQCWPGPRASSQGTVLKLLLHPDRPSSGPETLSMVATAATASANPSAFVPLSHPRGSIIIPKSGALSSAAALLRRRLPPLQELRLDEEVATYTSSPAPPWSSIATISCPLQTRCGNPVAAALYLQDYTSFRSIILDPSSAPSSPCSSPLQER from the exons ATGGATTCCTCTCCGATTCTGCGTCAGCAAAGTCAGAACAAAATCCTGAACAACCATTCAAG TCTAAACAGAATGAAACTCAACGAACTCAACAGAATGACAGCAGACCCAAAACCAGGTTCTAAACACCCGTCTGTACCCCACCCTTCCAAACACACCCCTGTACCCCACGGCCACCGTTCCAAACGAGGGACTGAGAACAAGGACCCAGCAGCAGCCtcagacaatgaccccaagccccCTGTAAGACCACTGGGCATCAGCAGGCTGCCAGTGCTGGCTAAATCCCTGCCCCTTCAGACGCCTTCTGACTTCACCCAGTCACACAAGAGATGGGAGGAGAACTCTCTAGCG GGTAAAGCAAAGAGGAAGAAGCCGTGCACCAAACCAGTACCTTTCAACTTCACCCATCCCAGAGCCAACCGAATGGGGACCGAGAACCAGAGAAGACCGCTGGCTGCTACTTCAAAGGGTGGTGCTCAACCCACCCAACCTGAAAATACTTTTAGCGCTGCTGCCAGCCCTAAAACAAGACTCACAACGACAGCTAAACTACCCAGTTCCGTCCCAGCAACTCATAACAAGGCCCAAACAAAGTCAACAGTAGAACTTGCTGCTCGACTCCCAACACTCGCACAACACTTGGCGGCCAGAAAAGAAGGTCCAGGGCTAGCAGGCATCTTGTCACATCCCAATGGAGAAGGACGGAAGACTCATTGGCCCCAGGCTACCAGTGCTGCCACCTCCATGTCTTTGTCTCAACATCCGAAACCAAAGGCACCTACTTCTTCAAACAATCTATTTCACGGATCTGGATCGGGACAGCTTGGTCTTTCCAGACCTCCCAGTTCATTTGGTCCTGGCTCAGGTCTGGAGTCCATTGCTTTCTCATTTAGCAGTGCCTCCTCCACTACCTCAGCCAAGCCCACTGCCCTCAGTACGGAAGCCTGCAGGGGCCATTTGGACACACTTAGCATCAAAGATCTATCCGAGCCAGGACAGTTACCAAGTAGCACCGCTG ggcaTGTGGAGGCCTTCTCTTCTGACCCCTTTGCCCTGCGTAGTATCCTGCAGAATATCGGAGTCAATGCTGCTGGGGCTTCAATGTCTAGCCGTCCCTCTACACAAGCCTATAACAACATG CCCCAGAGAGTGTCCATCATGAAGAGTCAACAGAAGACGGCACCCTCTGCAG gtcccGTAAGATCTGTTCAGTTCTCCCCTGAGCCTTCAGCCCTCAACAGCATCCTGCAGAATGAAGGGATCACCTACCCTCTGCAGCCCCAGAGAGTGTCCATCATGAAGAGTCATCAGAAGACTGCAGCCTCTGCAG GTCCAGTACGGAGTGTCCAGTTCTCCCCAGACCCCACGGCCCTCAGCAGCATCCTGCAGAATGAAGGGGTGACGGCTGGGGGACCCCTGGGGGCCACACCACAACGCACCTCTGTCTGCCCCTCTGGCAGGGGCACCTCCATCTACACT GCTCAGAGAGTACCTGTCACAAAGAGTTGCACTGAAGCACCTGGAGGACCTATGG TGATGCCAGTCGGCCAGAAGTGGACACCCCAGCGGGTCCCTGACACCAGGCATCAGCCCATGTCCATG AGGAGGCACCTGTCTGCCCACCGGACCCCCTACGCATGCTCTCCTAGACTCTGGGGCCTCCAGGGCCACACCCGAGATCTGGAGACACACAAGGAG GTTGTTCAGAGATTATTCAAGGAGACGGACCAAGAGGAGGAATTGTGGATAGACAACAGGGCGCTGGACAAAGACCCTGCTGAGACCCGAACAGACAAGGaccaagaggaggaggaagagcaaAATAACACGGGAAGAGGACTCCAGACCTTCTTCCAAGCCCCACACAGGGAATCTGTCATTTTCTTCTCAACGGGGAAGAAGCTGCTCAGAGTAGCACAAGAACAGGAGAGCCCTGTGGCTGGATTTCTGGAGCGAGGTGGGCCACTGGAGCAGTGTTGGCCTGGGCCCAGAGCTTCATCACAGGGGACTGTCCTCAAGCTCCTGCTCCATCCAGACAGACCCTCGTCTGGACCAGAAACCCTGTCCATGGTTGCTACTGCAGCCACAGCATCAGCCAACCCCTCAGCCTTTGTCCCCCTGAGTCATCCCAGAG GTAGTATCATCATCCCAAAGAGCGGAGCTCTGAGTTCTGCCGCAGCCTTGCTCCGCCGGCGCCTCCCCCCCCTGCAGGAGCTACGTCTGGATGAGGAGGTGGCTacctacacctcctccccagcccCTCCCTGGTCCTCCATCGCCACCATCTCCTGTCCCCTGCAGACCCGCTGTGGAAACCCTGTAGCAGCAGCCCTGTATCTGCAGGACTACACT AGTTTTCGGTCAATCATCTTGGACCCCTCGTCTGCTCCTTCctccccctgctcctctcctctacaggaGAGATGA